A window from Pseudomonas sp. Tri1 encodes these proteins:
- a CDS encoding glycosyltransferase family 4 protein, producing MMHFWLFASVTVASLLMTAGLRRYALARSIIDIPNARSSHSIPTARGGGVAIVVAFLLTLPLLGLLGLVSLHYLVALGGAGALVAIVGFMDDHGHIAARWRLLGHFSAAVWALLWLKGLAPLNLFGMTLDLSWFGHVLAAFYLVWVLNLYNFMDGIDGIASVEAVLACLGASALYVLSGFTDLIWPPLILAAAVLGFLFWNFPPAKIFMGDAGSGFLGITLGIMSLQAAWVSPVLLWAWLILLGVFIVDATVTLVRRFFRGDKVYEAHRSHAYQFASRRYGRHRPVTLAVAAINVLWLFPLAWCVVVLKLDGLTGVALAYVPLVLLALKFKAGQLEGA from the coding sequence ATGATGCACTTCTGGTTATTTGCCTCTGTCACGGTGGCTTCGCTGCTCATGACGGCGGGACTACGTCGTTATGCCTTGGCGCGTAGCATCATCGATATCCCGAATGCGCGCAGCTCCCACAGTATTCCGACAGCCCGGGGCGGAGGAGTCGCCATAGTCGTGGCCTTTCTGCTGACATTGCCTTTGCTGGGTCTACTGGGTCTGGTGTCGCTCCACTACCTGGTGGCGTTAGGTGGGGCAGGTGCTCTGGTCGCCATCGTGGGTTTCATGGATGACCATGGGCATATTGCAGCACGGTGGCGATTGCTTGGGCATTTCAGTGCGGCGGTCTGGGCACTGTTATGGCTTAAAGGTCTGGCACCCTTGAACCTGTTCGGTATGACCTTGGATTTATCTTGGTTTGGGCATGTCTTGGCTGCTTTTTATCTGGTCTGGGTTCTCAACCTGTATAACTTCATGGACGGTATTGATGGTATCGCCAGTGTAGAAGCAGTGCTGGCCTGCCTGGGGGCGAGTGCTCTCTACGTATTGTCGGGTTTCACCGACCTGATCTGGCCTCCATTGATCCTGGCGGCCGCCGTGCTGGGCTTTCTGTTTTGGAACTTCCCACCCGCGAAAATCTTTATGGGAGACGCGGGCAGTGGCTTCTTGGGTATCACGCTTGGGATCATGTCTCTGCAAGCTGCCTGGGTCTCCCCGGTCTTGTTGTGGGCTTGGCTGATCCTGTTGGGAGTGTTTATCGTCGATGCGACTGTCACCCTGGTCCGGCGGTTTTTTCGGGGTGATAAAGTCTACGAGGCGCACCGCAGTCATGCTTATCAGTTTGCCTCCCGCCGTTATGGTCGCCATCGTCCTGTCACACTGGCAGTCGCTGCGATCAACGTGTTGTGGTTGTTTCCCTTGGCGTGGTGCGTCGTGGTCTTGAAGTTGGACGGACTGACAGGCGTGGCGTTGGCCTATGTGCCTCTGGTGTTACTGGCCTTGAAGTTCAAGGCTGGTCAGTTGGAGGGCGCTTGA
- a CDS encoding glycosyltransferase family 4 protein, whose product MPESKLNILVVTQYFWPENMRINDLVRDLTEKGHSVTVLTGVPNYPEGQVFEAYRSAPEQFTEYHGARIVRVPMIPRGKRSIQLILNYLSFFTSASTIGSYALRGRAFDAIFVYAVSPIMAAIPALVIGRLKNAPVLIWVLDLWPETLRAVGVLKKPALLSVVGRMVSWIYNRADYLLLQSNGFLENVKGYCTRPIDPKRLIYFPSWAEDDFSATSNHSDSILARDDSVFTVVFAGNLGEAQDFPAVLDAAEQLRGKVAVRWAIVGDGRMSQWLNQQVSARGLDNVLLLGRHPLKAMPALFANADALLVSLKTNDVFEKTIPGKVQAYLASGRPLLGMINGEAARVINESGAGFTCASGDADGLARITQALADTAPSQLMVMGESGRDYYLQHYSKQRLLARLEDIFRKATLRKVNH is encoded by the coding sequence ATGCCGGAGAGCAAGCTGAATATCTTGGTGGTCACGCAGTATTTCTGGCCGGAAAACATGCGGATCAACGATCTGGTGCGTGATCTCACCGAAAAGGGCCATTCGGTTACGGTGCTCACTGGAGTGCCCAATTATCCCGAAGGCCAGGTGTTCGAAGCGTACAGGTCAGCACCTGAGCAGTTTACTGAATACCATGGTGCCCGCATTGTGCGGGTTCCCATGATCCCGCGCGGAAAGCGCAGTATTCAGTTGATTCTCAACTACCTGAGTTTTTTTACCAGCGCTTCGACCATCGGTAGTTATGCGCTGCGGGGACGTGCTTTCGATGCAATATTCGTCTACGCAGTGTCTCCCATCATGGCGGCTATTCCTGCCTTGGTCATCGGGCGTTTGAAAAATGCCCCCGTATTGATTTGGGTTCTGGATTTGTGGCCGGAAACCCTAAGAGCGGTTGGCGTGCTGAAAAAGCCGGCGTTGTTATCCGTGGTTGGCCGCATGGTGTCGTGGATCTATAACCGCGCCGACTACCTGCTGCTGCAATCGAACGGCTTCCTCGAAAACGTCAAAGGCTACTGTACTCGTCCCATAGACCCGAAGCGCCTGATCTATTTCCCAAGTTGGGCTGAAGACGATTTCTCTGCGACTTCGAATCATTCGGACTCGATACTTGCACGCGATGACTCGGTGTTTACCGTGGTGTTTGCCGGGAATCTAGGCGAGGCCCAGGATTTTCCTGCAGTGCTGGACGCCGCTGAACAATTGCGTGGGAAAGTCGCCGTGCGTTGGGCCATCGTGGGTGATGGCCGCATGAGTCAGTGGCTGAACCAACAAGTAAGTGCGCGAGGCTTGGATAACGTACTGCTCCTGGGCAGACATCCGTTGAAAGCCATGCCGGCCTTGTTCGCCAACGCCGATGCATTGTTGGTGTCGCTGAAGACCAATGATGTGTTTGAAAAAACCATTCCCGGCAAAGTCCAGGCTTACCTGGCCTCGGGCAGACCTCTGCTGGGCATGATCAATGGCGAAGCCGCTCGGGTAATCAATGAGTCGGGTGCGGGGTTTACTTGTGCATCCGGTGATGCAGATGGTCTGGCACGTATCACTCAGGCTCTGGCTGACACAGCCCCATCCCAACTTATGGTCATGGGAGAGAGTGGTCGTGACTATTACCTTCAGCATTACTCCAAACAGCGCTTGCTGGCGCGTTTGGAAGATATCTTCAGAAAAGCCACGCTACGGAAGGTGAACCACTGA
- a CDS encoding nucleoside-diphosphate sugar epimerase/dehydratase: MDKLRIALLGLPRHHKRAIQVATDVILVWTALWLAFIVRLGFEVLTSPVTTHLWLFASAPLVAIPIFIRFGMYRAVMRYFGNDALITICKAVSLSALLLALVVYWYSNHKTVVPRSIIFNYWWLSLIMIGGLRLVMRQYFLGDWFTAAQHVPFTNRDDGLPKVAIYGAGAAGNQLVAALRMGRVMRPVAFIDDDHSIADRVIAGLQVYQPKHIQKMIDTTGAQEILLAVPSSSRGRRREILTLLERFPLHVRSVPGFMDLASGRVKVDDIQEVDIADLLGRDAVPAQADLLKHCITGQSVLVTGAGGSIGSELCRQILTLKPTTLLLFEHSEFNLYSILSELEPRLVRESLSVRLLPILGSVRDQSKLLDVMKTWNVDTVYHAAAYKHVPMVEHNIAEGVLNNVIGTLNTAQAALQAGVSNFVLISTDKAVRPTNVMGSTKRLAEMTLQALSRELAPVLFGDKANVSRVNKTRFTMVRFGNVLGSSGSVIPLFHKQIKSGGPLTVTHPKITRYFMTIPEAAQLVIQAGSMGLGGDVFVLDMGEPVRIVELAEKMIHLSGLSIRSEKNPHGDISIKFTGLRPGEKLYEELLIGDNVVATQHPMIMSANEDHLPWDVLKESLSELLSAIERDDYTRVRQLLRNTVSGYAPDGEIVDWIYQQRRLEP; this comes from the coding sequence ATGGATAAGTTAAGAATAGCCTTGCTGGGATTGCCAAGACACCATAAACGCGCGATCCAAGTGGCGACGGATGTAATATTAGTCTGGACTGCCCTGTGGCTGGCGTTCATTGTTCGACTGGGGTTCGAGGTATTGACCAGCCCGGTCACCACACATCTTTGGCTTTTCGCATCGGCTCCACTGGTTGCCATTCCGATTTTCATTCGCTTTGGCATGTATCGCGCCGTCATGCGTTATTTTGGTAACGACGCGTTGATCACCATTTGCAAAGCGGTGAGTCTCTCGGCTTTGTTACTGGCGCTTGTTGTGTATTGGTACAGCAACCATAAAACAGTGGTACCTCGATCGATCATATTCAACTATTGGTGGCTGAGCCTGATCATGATTGGCGGTTTACGCCTGGTGATGCGGCAATATTTCCTCGGTGACTGGTTTACCGCAGCACAGCATGTCCCGTTTACCAATCGTGACGATGGCCTGCCCAAGGTTGCCATTTATGGTGCCGGCGCCGCAGGTAACCAACTAGTGGCTGCATTGCGTATGGGACGGGTGATGCGGCCGGTTGCGTTCATTGACGATGACCACAGCATCGCCGACCGAGTTATTGCAGGGTTGCAGGTCTACCAACCCAAACATATTCAAAAGATGATTGATACAACCGGTGCGCAGGAAATTTTGCTGGCGGTACCTTCTTCCTCCCGAGGCCGTCGTCGAGAGATATTAACGCTGCTTGAGAGGTTTCCGCTGCATGTACGCAGCGTCCCGGGTTTTATGGATCTGGCCAGCGGCCGGGTCAAGGTCGATGACATTCAGGAAGTAGATATCGCCGACCTCCTCGGGCGCGATGCAGTGCCAGCCCAAGCAGATTTGCTTAAACATTGCATCACAGGACAGTCCGTTCTAGTGACAGGGGCAGGGGGATCAATTGGCTCCGAACTTTGTCGGCAAATCCTGACGCTGAAGCCAACAACGTTGCTGCTTTTCGAGCATAGCGAATTCAATCTCTATAGCATTTTGTCCGAACTTGAACCTCGCCTCGTTCGGGAGTCGTTGTCCGTTCGGTTGTTGCCTATCCTGGGCTCGGTCCGGGATCAGAGCAAGTTACTGGATGTGATGAAAACCTGGAATGTCGACACGGTCTATCATGCCGCCGCTTATAAACATGTCCCGATGGTTGAGCACAATATCGCCGAAGGCGTCCTGAACAATGTGATCGGGACGTTGAACACGGCTCAGGCTGCATTGCAGGCGGGTGTGTCGAACTTCGTCTTGATCTCCACAGACAAGGCTGTGCGCCCGACCAATGTAATGGGCAGCACCAAGCGGCTTGCGGAAATGACGTTGCAGGCTCTTAGTCGCGAGCTCGCCCCGGTGCTGTTTGGCGATAAGGCCAATGTTTCTCGCGTCAATAAAACCCGTTTTACGATGGTCCGATTCGGCAACGTGCTGGGCTCGTCCGGGTCGGTTATTCCGTTGTTCCATAAACAGATTAAATCCGGTGGGCCGCTGACCGTCACCCATCCGAAGATCACGCGCTATTTCATGACCATTCCCGAAGCCGCTCAGTTGGTGATTCAGGCGGGCTCCATGGGGTTGGGTGGGGATGTGTTCGTGCTGGATATGGGGGAGCCGGTGAGGATTGTCGAGCTGGCGGAAAAAATGATTCATTTGTCTGGTTTGAGTATCCGTTCGGAGAAAAACCCCCACGGAGACATCTCAATTAAGTTCACGGGCCTTCGGCCAGGCGAGAAGCTTTACGAAGAGTTGCTGATTGGTGACAACGTCGTCGCGACCCAGCACCCGATGATCATGAGTGCCAACGAAGATCATCTGCCTTGGGATGTGCTTAAGGAGAGCCTGTCTGAGCTGCTCTCTGCCATCGAGCGTGATGACTACACCAGGGTTCGTCAGTTGCTTAGGAATACGGTCAGTGGGTATGCCCCGGACGGCGAGATTGTCGACTGGATCTACCAGCAGCGCCGCCTTGAACCCTGA
- a CDS encoding nucleoside-diphosphate sugar epimerase/dehydratase, whose amino-acid sequence MDRFRVALLGLSHRQKRLLQVMTDVLLVWASLWLAFVVRLGFDEMINPFTTHPWLLVSASLIAIPLFVRFGMYRAVMRYLGNDALIAIIKAVSLSALVLALVVYWGSSYMEAVPRSVIFNYWWLSLVMIGGLRLLMRQYFMGDWFIPSHHVPFVNRNTSLTKVAIYGAGAAGNQLVAALRIGRDMQPVAFIDDDDSIENRMISGLQVFKPKHIQKMIELTGAQEVLLAVPSASRARRREILEYLESYPLHVRSVPGFMDLASGRVKVGDIQEVDIADLLGRDAVPAQPALLSRCIRGKIVLVTGAGGSIGSELCRQILALEPSTLLLFDHSEFNLYSIFTELEETIIRQSIPVILLPILGSVRNADKLFDLMSSWSVETVYHAAAYKHVPLVEHNIAEGMLNNVIGTLNTAQAALKAQVENFVLISTDKAVRPTNVMGSTKRLAEMVLQALSQELAPVLLGDSGNVARVNKTRFVMVRFGNVLGSSGSVIPRFRQQIKSGGPITVTHPNITRYFMTIPEAAQLVIQAGSMGRGGDVFVLDMGEPVKIAELAEKMVHLSGLNVRSEKNVHGDIAIEFTGLRPGEKLYEELLIGDNVIATQHPMIMSAHEDHLPWEQLKTTLDELMVAIAKDEYSRVRMLLREIVSGYKPEGEIVDWIFQQRRLAPKYKDR is encoded by the coding sequence ATGGATAGATTTCGCGTTGCATTGCTGGGCCTGTCGCATCGGCAGAAGCGCCTGCTCCAGGTCATGACCGATGTGCTGTTGGTCTGGGCCTCCTTGTGGTTGGCGTTCGTGGTGCGCCTTGGTTTCGACGAGATGATCAATCCGTTCACCACCCACCCATGGCTGCTTGTCAGTGCTTCTCTGATTGCTATCCCATTGTTCGTTCGTTTTGGTATGTACCGAGCCGTCATGCGTTACCTGGGTAACGATGCCTTGATCGCAATCATCAAGGCAGTCAGCTTGAGCGCGTTGGTATTGGCGCTCGTGGTGTATTGGGGCTCCTCCTACATGGAGGCTGTCCCACGTTCAGTCATCTTCAATTACTGGTGGCTTAGCCTGGTGATGATCGGCGGTTTGAGATTGCTCATGCGCCAGTATTTCATGGGCGATTGGTTCATTCCCTCCCATCACGTTCCCTTCGTCAACCGCAACACCAGTCTTACCAAGGTAGCGATCTATGGCGCCGGTGCCGCCGGTAACCAATTGGTGGCGGCCTTGCGCATTGGCCGAGATATGCAGCCGGTGGCTTTTATCGATGACGATGACAGTATCGAAAATCGAATGATCTCGGGTTTGCAGGTGTTCAAGCCCAAGCATATCCAGAAGATGATTGAACTCACTGGCGCACAAGAAGTGTTGCTGGCCGTGCCCTCGGCGAGTCGCGCGCGTCGCCGTGAAATCCTGGAGTATCTGGAAAGCTATCCACTGCACGTACGCAGTGTCCCGGGTTTCATGGATCTGGCCAGCGGCCGTGTAAAAGTCGGCGATATCCAGGAAGTCGACATTGCCGACTTGTTGGGGCGAGATGCGGTGCCTGCACAACCCGCGCTTCTTTCACGTTGCATTCGGGGAAAGATCGTTCTGGTCACGGGGGCGGGTGGGTCGATCGGCTCTGAGCTCTGCCGTCAGATTCTCGCCCTGGAGCCATCCACTTTGCTGTTGTTCGATCACAGTGAGTTCAACCTCTACAGTATCTTTACTGAGCTGGAAGAGACCATTATTCGTCAATCGATCCCCGTGATCTTGTTGCCGATTCTGGGGTCGGTGCGTAACGCGGATAAATTATTCGACCTCATGAGTTCCTGGAGCGTCGAGACGGTGTATCACGCGGCAGCCTATAAGCATGTACCCCTGGTGGAGCACAACATCGCCGAAGGCATGCTCAATAATGTCATCGGTACTTTGAACACCGCCCAAGCGGCCTTGAAGGCCCAGGTCGAAAATTTCGTGCTCATTTCCACGGACAAGGCTGTGCGTCCGACTAACGTCATGGGCAGCACCAAGCGTCTGGCTGAAATGGTCCTGCAGGCACTGAGTCAAGAGCTTGCACCGGTGCTGCTCGGAGACAGTGGTAATGTTGCGCGGGTCAATAAAACCCGCTTCGTGATGGTGCGTTTCGGTAATGTACTGGGGTCGTCCGGCTCGGTTATTCCGCGTTTTCGACAGCAGATCAAATCCGGCGGGCCCATTACCGTTACACATCCCAATATCACCCGATATTTCATGACCATTCCAGAGGCCGCCCAGCTAGTGATTCAGGCGGGCTCCATGGGGCGAGGAGGGGATGTGTTTGTGCTGGACATGGGGGAACCGGTAAAAATCGCCGAATTGGCTGAAAAGATGGTGCATCTTTCTGGCTTGAATGTGCGCTCCGAGAAGAACGTCCACGGTGATATTGCCATTGAGTTCACTGGTTTACGGCCAGGTGAGAAACTCTATGAGGAGCTGCTGATCGGTGACAACGTGATCGCGACCCAGCACCCCATGATCATGAGTGCCCATGAAGACCATCTGCCATGGGAGCAACTCAAGACTACATTGGATGAACTGATGGTCGCCATTGCCAAGGACGAATATTCACGGGTCCGGATGCTGCTCCGCGAGATCGTAAGCGGCTATAAGCCCGAAGGAGAGATCGTCGATTGGATATTCCAACAACGCCGCTTGGCTCCAAAATACAAGGATCGTTGA
- a CDS encoding SDR family oxidoreductase — MQRSILVTGASGFVGGALLERLQTDSGKSVIAVVRGDRHLPIPVSTVRIEAFSQQTQWQPHLANVDTVIHCAARVHVMNDTEADPLAVFRQVNVEGTLNFARQAAEAGVRRFIFISSIKVNGECTSPGQPYAADDMPAPADPYGVSKQEAEQGLRQMARTTGMEVVIIRPVLVYGPGVKANFLSMMRWLDKGAPLPFGAIDNRRSLVSIDNLVDLIVTCIDHPAAANQTFLVSDGEDLSTTALLSRMARALGKPARLIPIPSWILECGARMLGRKALSQRLCGSLQVNIEKTRTLLNWNPPVSVDDALAKTARHFRMNQAK, encoded by the coding sequence ATGCAGCGCAGTATTCTTGTGACCGGGGCGAGCGGGTTTGTTGGTGGTGCGTTACTTGAAAGGCTGCAAACAGACTCCGGGAAGTCTGTCATTGCGGTCGTTCGAGGCGATCGTCATTTACCGATACCCGTCAGTACTGTGCGGATCGAAGCATTCTCCCAGCAAACTCAATGGCAACCGCATCTGGCCAATGTGGATACGGTCATTCATTGTGCCGCTCGTGTGCATGTGATGAACGATACGGAAGCTGATCCTCTGGCGGTCTTTCGGCAGGTCAACGTGGAAGGCACGCTCAATTTTGCAAGGCAGGCGGCCGAGGCCGGTGTACGTCGCTTTATTTTTATCAGTTCCATCAAAGTGAATGGGGAATGCACATCGCCCGGTCAACCCTACGCCGCGGACGATATGCCTGCGCCAGCGGATCCGTACGGTGTTTCCAAGCAGGAAGCCGAGCAAGGTCTGCGACAGATGGCGCGGACGACTGGAATGGAAGTGGTCATCATTCGGCCTGTCCTGGTGTATGGGCCGGGTGTGAAGGCCAATTTCCTGAGCATGATGCGTTGGCTGGACAAGGGTGCCCCTTTGCCGTTTGGTGCCATAGATAATCGTCGCAGCCTGGTGAGCATCGACAATTTGGTCGACCTGATCGTGACGTGCATCGACCACCCTGCGGCGGCGAATCAGACATTTCTGGTCAGTGATGGAGAAGATCTGTCGACCACAGCGTTGCTCAGTCGGATGGCCCGTGCGCTGGGCAAGCCTGCCCGGTTGATTCCGATCCCCAGCTGGATACTTGAGTGCGGCGCCCGCATGCTGGGCAGAAAAGCACTGTCCCAGCGCCTGTGTGGTTCGCTGCAGGTCAATATCGAGAAAACCCGCACGCTTTTGAATTGGAACCCTCCCGTGAGTGTCGATGATGCATTGGCCAAGACCGCACGGCATTTCAGGATGAATCAAGCGAAATGA
- the wecB gene encoding UDP-N-acetylglucosamine 2-epimerase (non-hydrolyzing): protein MKKLKIVTVVGTRPEIIRLSRVMAALDKYCEHVLVHTGQNYDYELNEIFFQDLGIRKPDHFLNAAGSTGAETIGNVIIAVDRVLATIQPEALLVLGDTNSCMAVIPAKRRKIPTFHMEAGNRCFDMRVPEEINRRIVDHTADINLTYSTIARDYLLSEGLPADRVIKTGSPMFEVLNHYRDSIEASDVLERLGLEAGKFFVVSAHREENVDSDKNLFKLVEVLNTVASTFGLPVIVSTHPRTQKRVDAMGIVFHENIRLLKPLGFMDYNKLQLESRAVLSDSGTINEESSILNFPALNLREAHERPEGMEEAAVMMVGLEVERVLQGLNILQTQLAGTERSLRLVADYSMPNVSEKVARIVHSYTDYVNRVVWKRY from the coding sequence CTGAAGAAACTGAAGATCGTTACCGTAGTGGGAACGCGCCCCGAAATTATTCGTTTGTCCCGGGTCATGGCCGCATTGGATAAATATTGTGAGCACGTGCTAGTGCATACCGGGCAGAATTATGACTATGAGCTGAACGAGATCTTTTTCCAGGACTTGGGTATTCGAAAGCCTGACCACTTCCTGAATGCTGCCGGGAGCACGGGGGCGGAAACCATCGGCAATGTGATCATCGCGGTGGACCGGGTATTGGCTACCATCCAGCCTGAAGCCTTGCTGGTGCTGGGCGATACAAACAGCTGCATGGCAGTTATTCCTGCCAAGCGGCGCAAGATCCCCACTTTCCATATGGAAGCTGGAAACCGTTGTTTTGACATGCGTGTTCCTGAAGAAATCAACCGACGCATCGTTGATCACACAGCAGACATCAACCTGACCTATAGCACTATCGCTCGCGATTATTTACTGAGCGAGGGTTTGCCTGCCGATCGTGTAATCAAGACTGGCAGTCCAATGTTCGAAGTACTCAACCATTATCGTGACAGTATCGAGGCGTCGGACGTCCTGGAGCGGCTTGGCTTGGAGGCGGGCAAGTTCTTTGTGGTCAGCGCCCACCGGGAAGAGAATGTCGACTCGGACAAGAACCTCTTCAAGCTGGTCGAGGTACTCAATACCGTTGCCAGCACTTTTGGTCTGCCAGTCATTGTTTCTACCCATCCGCGTACTCAAAAGCGTGTTGATGCCATGGGGATCGTGTTTCATGAAAATATCCGATTGCTCAAGCCGTTGGGTTTCATGGACTACAACAAGCTGCAGCTCGAATCCCGTGCGGTGTTGTCTGATAGTGGCACCATCAATGAAGAGTCTTCCATTCTCAATTTTCCAGCCTTGAACCTGCGCGAGGCTCATGAGCGACCCGAAGGGATGGAAGAAGCGGCCGTGATGATGGTGGGCCTGGAAGTCGAGCGAGTCCTGCAAGGACTGAACATTCTCCAGACGCAATTAGCGGGGACCGAGCGCAGCCTGCGTCTGGTGGCGGACTACAGCATGCCTAACGTTTCCGAAAAAGTTGCCAGAATCGTGCACAGCTATACCGACTACGTAAACCGTGTCGTATGGAAGCGGTATTGA